The Amblyomma americanum isolate KBUSLIRL-KWMA chromosome 6, ASM5285725v1, whole genome shotgun sequence genome has a window encoding:
- the mRpL45 gene encoding mitochondrial ribosomal protein L45, whose amino-acid sequence MAARISRLMLRLSISNVGSSMVQGLCRHSPAVQQVRWMKNNKHWNPKYKAERRRKVLKIKLPEFEEMRQKDQMTPEEMRSKMKEEGVAPDRPWNERPMVIACSGGVFEPYLPPEGDGKVSLLTKAGAVQRMRRLEMRGKSYMNLRKIRAFEDEFDLVEFADTAQEIYVEAHKALADRDEDRLHDLVTEHCYPIMMENIERKTLRWQFVRSLEPPRAVHVRCVDMLSKENQFAQITMRFHSQQTLAVYDRFGRLMHGSEAMIKDVLEYVVFEKHISDIYGTWRVHSKIIPEWQPPKEPMIKTFVKQKPEPKPEQATAAASTETSTSAERQTPPPPPPPGETFATA is encoded by the exons ATGGCTGCGCGCATTAGTCGCCTCATGTTGCGCCTCTCAATAAGTAATGTTGGGAGTTCG ATGGTTCAGGGGCTGTGCCGGCATTCGCCGGCGGTGCAGCAAGTACGCTGGATGAAAAACAACAAACACTGGAACCCAAAGTATAAGGCAGAGCGGCGACGCAAGGTGCTCAAGATTAAGCTTCCCGAATTCGAGGAGATGCGCCAGAAAGACCAAATGACGCCCGAAGAAATGCGCTCAAAGATGAAAGAAGAGGGTGTAGCCCCCGATCGGCCCTGGAACGAGCGACCCATGGTCATCGCCTGCTCGG GGGGTGTCTTTGAACCGTACTTGCCACCTGAGGGCGACGGGAAAGTGAGTCTCCTGACCAAGGCAGGAGCCGTCCAGCGCATGCGCCGCCTTGAGATGCGTGGCAAGTCGTATATGAACCTGCGTAAGATCCGCGCTTTCGAAGACGAATTTGACCTGGtcgagtttgccgacactgcccAGGAAATCTACGTGGAAGCTCACAAGGCACTTGCTGA TCGAGATGAAGACAGGCTTCACGATCTGGTGACTGAGCATTGCTACCCT ATTATGATGGAGAACATTGAGCGCAAGACGCTGCGGTGGCAGTTTGTGCGCAGCCTGGAacctccgagggccgtgcacgtGCGATGTGTCGACATGCTCAGCAAGGAGAACCAGTTTGCCCAGATCACCATGCGGTTCCACAGCCAACAG ACACTGGCAGTGTATGACCGCTTTGGTCGGTTGATGCACGGGAGCGAAGCAATGATCAAGGACGTTCTGGAGTATGTGGTTTTTGAGAAGCACATTTCTGATATTTACGGCACATGGAGGGTGCATTCGAAGATCATCCCGGAGTGGCAGCCTCCCAAGGAGCCGATGATCAAGACGTTTGTCAAGCAAAAGCCGGAGCCGAagccagagcaggctactgctgCAGCTTCTACTGAAACAAGTACCAGTGCAGAGAGACAgacgccgccaccaccaccacctcctgggGAGACATTTGCGACAGCGTGA